The Triticum urartu cultivar G1812 chromosome 5, Tu2.1, whole genome shotgun sequence genome contains the following window.
TGCATGTTCATATTAAAACATCACCTAGCATTACCCACCAAATACCACTACTCCGTCCGTCCACTTTATACTAAATGGGCGACACTTATTTTGGACAGAGAGAGTATTTGTCTACAACTAAACTTATGCAAGTAATGAATACTTGTGACCAACTATTCTCAATCGGCTTAGAAATAGTTCTTTCCCAATCGACATTCATAGTCGTGCGATGATGATCTTCACACTGCTTTGTATTTACAGGAATTACAATTCTTACACTTGACTTTACAATATGTATTCAACAGTCGCCTCAGAAATAGCAAAACCGTAGACTTGCATGCTCACAATCATTTTCTCTGTTTCCTACCGCTCTTGGGTATCCACAGTTAAAAATAGAGTGAATTCTAGTTTTTACCCCCTATCTTAATATTTTTGTCACTAATTACCCCATTTAGCAGGATTTCATCCGTTTTACCCCATTTAGCAAAAGTGTTGCCACAATTTACCCTGTGTAAAATTTTGTATCTGTTCTGACGGGCGGGTCCAAATTGTCAGGTCTAGCTAGCAATGCCACATCGACGATTTTTTCCTATCTATTTTTCTCCTTGTTGAACCGGTCCTCCTAACTTCTCCCGACCGGCTAGGCCCGATATGATCGCACCGTCGTCACAGACCGGCCATCAACTGAGCACAGCCTGATGGTTATTGGAATAAATCACGATGTCCATGTCCGACTAGGGCAAGAGGCAGTCTTCACATGGGATACGTATAGGCTTAGTTTGGCTAGGGCTAGGTGCTATATATATATCTTTGTACACCACGTTCTAATATCACCAGATCAAAGCAATAAAGAAATGTGAGGCTCGAGACTATAGCCTGTTGCAATCTATCGATCAGAGTTTCTTCCATCGATCGCCAAGTTACGCAGTGTTCTGCCGACGGCATCGTGATCGACCGATCGGATGTAGCGCTAGTGCAAAGCCCAGGTTCACCTACGCGTGCATGCGCATGTGGCATTGTTCATCAATCCATCTGTGCTAGCTTCCTTGTCTAGCTGCTTGCACGTTTGGTCCTGATGTCACCAAAGCAAGAAGAAGATTCAGTGCAGCGGTTCACGTAAATGGACGTGCCTAGCCCGATGTCGGGGAGCTTGATGGAGCCATGAGAATCCACCGGTCGGTGTCGCCATCGCCGATGCCTGACAATATCTAACACTAGGTTCGAGCGAGCCTGACGGGTGCATTCGATCGGAAGCCTGGACAGGCAATGCAATCGATTGGGGCAGGCGACACAAGCTAGAAGCGAATGGAGGTGAGCATGGCGCGCGGCCGACTCGGGCGTTGTGCGTTGGACGTGATGTGAGTGACCTCCATTGTGCCGAGCCGGTCGGGAGAAGTTATGCTCTATGCGGCACAGGTCAGAATGCTCACAGAATTTTAAACAGGGTAAATTGTGGCAATACTTTTGCTAAATGGGGTAAAATGAATGAAATCTCGCTAAATGGGGTAATTAGTGTCAAAAATGTTAAAATAAAGGGTAAAAAACGGAATTCACTCTTAAAAATATAAGGTGGATGAGTGGCAACGTAGTGATACACACATGTATCACTCATCTTGTAGAGTTGAATGCAGATGTAAATATAGCCATATATAAGAAACAACATATGTGTCCTTGCGAAAGCGATCACTAGGGCGAAAAAAACTTGCCCTTTGCCCCCCGGATTCACCTCCCCTTTGCCCCCGCTTTGGTGGACGGTCGCGACGAGTAATCTTGGTGCCTCTACTCCGGCTAGTAGTTCAAGTTGAGAGTTTTTTGGTCTCTGAAGGGGCGTCACTCGGGCAGATGATGGCTCTTCATCTTTGAGCTCCAATCCTCCTCGAGTTCATCGCTCGAGAAGGAGTTGACGAAGCTCCGATATAGATTCTTCCTGTCTCCTTAGGACGAGAGGTTAGGGTTTCTCACCGTGCATGCAGGACGATGAGAGATGATGCCAAACCATTTAGATCGATTCAAGAGTTCAGCAATGATGACTATAGCTTCAGGGCGCTGGTTCTTAGGAGCACGTGCACAAAGACTTCCCGGGTGTCATCGACAAGGTTATGCCGGCTTCGGTAGGGGAACGACAACAACCACATGCCGGTGGCTTGTTCTGGTGACGATAATGATCGCTTGATAGTTCAGAGACCTCgatataatttttattatatTTTGGGTGTTTTGTTCTTTTAATTTTATAATAGATCCTCGATTTGGGTTGTTTTCAAAGGAAAAAAAATGCAGGTATAAATATAGATAATATCTATCAAGAATATGACTCAAAGGAGTCATGTAGGCTTGAGCTATAGTCACTTTAGCAATTGTGCATTTTAATACCTCCCACGTCCGATCCCCGCCCCAATGGTGCGTCTAGCATCATCGGAGAGTGTGCGAAGGTGTGTCTCGCCGGATCTCACGGGATTTGATCGGTGCTGGTCTTCGGTGGATCTGTTTGGATCCAGTCTTATTTGTGCTTGCTTGAGTGTTTATAGGTTTGATCCTTTCAATCTACGACTTTATTCATTGATGTTGGTTGTTACCTAGTGCGCTGGTCTCATGGGGCCTTAACACTACAACTCCCTAACAGTCTACTACAACATGATTTGTACGGTTCCGGTGAGGGAGGAGCGACGACGGTGGTGTGCCTTCGACTCGTTCCCGTGCTTGTGACGTCACTAGGTGGTGGGCGAATCTATTTGCAATTTTTGTTACCTTTGACGTTCTTTGTATTGTCATGGTTGATTATAAATACCTTGAAAGTTTCTCCCGCAAAGTCTGTTGTTGGAGTATTTTGGTGTTCAAATGCTAACTAAACAACCCTTTAATAGGCATGGCATCCACGTACAAATTAAAGAATAAAGAAATAAGATACCTTAAAAATATGTAAAGAAAAACACTATGTAATCAAGTCAACATCCATGACTATGCAAAACTAGTGATCATCTTCTCCAACCCCTCACCCCAAAACCAGTATATATAACCACCCGAAAATCCAAGACTCTACCACAGCAGTACACACATTTCATCTCTCTCCCAAAGTCCCAGGCTCATAATTAGGCACCCAGAATCTAGACAAAAATGTCACCCCTCTCGAAGCCAAGATCAGCCACAAGAGCTCTCCAACACATCATCCTTCTCTCCCTCCTGCTCCCATGTCTCCCCCAACCTCTCCCCTCCCCTTCCCCCTCCCCGACGCCGGCGCAGCCGTCCCTGCCGCTCTCGCCGTTCAACGAGCGCCTCGACGCGGCGTACATCGCCTTCCAGGCGTGGAAGCACGTCATCACCGAGGACCCCAAGAACCTGACCGCTGACTGGTGCGGCCCCTTCGTGTGCAACTACACCGGCGTGTTCTGCGCCGCCGCGCCGGACGACCCGTGCATCCTCACCGTCGCAGGCGTCGACCTCAACCACGGCCGTATCGCCGGCGTCCTCACCGACCACCTCGGCCTCCTCGCCGACCTCGCGGTTCTCCACCTCAACTCTAACCGGTTCCACGGCACGCTGCCGACGTCCATGCAGCATATGCGCCTCCTCTTCGAGCTGGACGTCAGCAACAACCTCCTCTCCGGCCCCTTCCCGTCCTTCCTCACCTCTCTGCCGTCGCTCAAGTACCTGGACCTCCGGTTCAACGACTTCGACGGCGAGCTCCCGGACGCGGTGTTCGGCCGGCAGCTCAGCCTGGACGCGCTGTTCGCCAACGACAACCGCTTCAACGTGTCGCTGGCGTCGGGGAGCCTGACCAACTCCACGGCGTCGGTCATCGTGCTCGCCAACACCAAGCTGGCCGGCTGCCTTCCTCCGAGCATCGGCGACATGGCCGACACGCTGGTCGAGCTCATCCTGCTCAACACCAGCATCAGCTCCTGCATCCCGCCGGAGATCGGCAAGCTGAAGAAGCTCAAGGTGCTGGACCTCAGCCACAACGAGTTCGCGGGGGAGCTGCCGGAGAGCATCGGCGACATGGAGAGCCTGGAGGTGATCAACGTGGGGTACAACATGCTGTCCGGCGCGGTGCCGGAGACCATCTGCTTGCTGCCGAACCTGAAGAACCTGACGGTCGTGGGCAACTACTTCTGCGAGGAGCCGGTGTCCTGCCTCCACGTCCCCCGGCGCGACGACCGAATGAACTGCATCCCCGACTGGCCGCACCAGCGGTCGCACGAGCAATGCATCGCCTTCGAGCACCGCCCGCCGGTGCACTGCGGCGCCGACGGCTGCATTCTTCCGCCGCCGTGAGAGGCTTTCCGCGTGCATGGACGCACCCTACGTACCGACGTACGCATGACAACGCCGCGTACGGCAATTCTAAGCTGCATTTGTGGGGTTTAGGAGCAGTGATCATCAAGAATCATCGAATTAATTCATGGTCGCTAATGCACAGGTTAGTTTCGATTATTAATTTGTGTCGTCGGTGCGCGCGTGCGTGGGTTTGGTGGGTGCAAGGTAAGGTGAGGAGGAATATTGAACTGCAAGTGTGGTGTCCCTTTTAGCCTTTTGTTGCTGCACATAAGTGCCACAGCTGATGTAGCTCTCAAAACAAAAGTGTGACATGTAAACTATGGCTAAAATAAGGATTTGAGCAATAAAGTCACTTTACGACTGTTTTGCGATGCgcattcttttcttcttttttgggTTCTATAGTTGTATTTTTAAGTGTCAAACTCTGCTCTTTCTGTACAAATAATACATGTCACCATTTGAACATAGAGCTCGTACACGCTTCCAGGTGCTGCATGGGTCCACACTTTTTTTCCGGCAAAAGAACCGCTATAGGAACTATCCCCAACCAAAAAAAACTTCAAAAGGGGGGTAAAAACTAAGAAAACTTTCACTAAATGGGGTACTCCGGTTGAAAAGATGTTAAATGGGGGTAATTAGTGTAAAAAATATAAAGAAGTTTGTGTGTGTGCCGGGGGAGGTGGGGGTGGTTGAACTTACTCTTTAATGAATTTCAGTGTAGTtatattgaaatatccaaaacatcttatatttgagAATGTGGGACTACATTATATGTCAAAAAGCTTGCGGCAAATTCAAACTCTTGAAATCGCACCCTATGCCAAATTGTTTTTATATAATGCACAAACTACCATATGGCCTCTCACTTGTTTTGACAAAGGATTACCCTAGAACTCTATGCAAGCATTTTTACCATTTTCTATGCTTACGTCTCAACTAGAAAAGTTAAAATGATAGGGCAGTAAAAGGGCCCAGAAATGCATGTCCACTAGTTGAAAGACCTGATCGTtacctaccccccccccccccccccccccccccccccacacacacacacacccacccACCATTTTTGGTGATCACTTTCTTGAGACAAATTAAGTAAGAGGTTTTGCTCCTTGTCCTCTGCATTCATAGATGCACACGACACTATTGGTGATTAATTATTGTAATGAACTTTATTATGGCGATGATCACGTGTGGTTTTATAGAATAACTTGAGTATAAGGTATGACTGGTTGTTAAGTCTCAGGGATGGGGATATATTGGACTAAATAGGTAGTATGCTTTTTCATTATGTGATGCGGAAATAATTTGCATTTAAACGAGGATAAAGCAACATACGACAAGGGAACATTAACAACCGAAGATTTCTTGTGCCTTCTGCTGATTGTCCAAGATGTATCTGGTGACCTACATGTCTGTCTTGATGTTTGTACATACATATGTGGTGGATAACTTTATTTGACTAGCATACCCAAGGTCAAAAAGTGGAACTTCACTTTTGCTCTGTGCCCCCCATCCCGATTCTTAACTTAAGTGGTTCACAAATGTAAAGTTAACTAGGTATAAGGCACACAACATGATGGTGACAGAAAGGCGATCAAATGATGAACATCACACTCACAACGTTATGTGTTTCTAGGAAGCTTCTTTCATATATAATCTAGGCAAAGTACTTCTCTTGGCACTGACTGACACAAGCGTCAACTGATTAGCCATACGAGTAGAATGGAAAATGACTAATTTTAAAAAAGCAATGGAGTTAGAGAGAAGGCAACCAAATAGCCGTAGTGCTAGTACTTGACGACGTAGATGCATGTGCTTTCTCTTAACTGTGCCCCCGCGCGCGCCTGATTCTTATCTCCCCCTTCAAAGAAAACAAATGACATTCTAGATGTGTCTTAAGTAAAAAAACTCAAGCATTACTGCTATCTCtcgagcatgcgttggttttttcttaaagaggaaagggtgatgcagaaaaatagcgtaagtatttccctcagtttttgagaaccaaggtatcaatccagtagaagacaccgcacaagtcacctagtacctgcacaaacaattaagaacctcgcaaccaacgcgataacaggggttgtcaatcccttcatggtcactcgcaaaagtgagatctgatagagatagtaaagtaaatagatgcgatgtaaataaaggAGATGCAATATactaagaaagagacccggggaccataggtttcactagtggcttctctcaagatagcatgtattacggtgggtgaacaaattactgccgagcaattgatagaaaagtgcatagttatgagaatatctaggcaatgatcatgaatctaggcatcacgtccgtgtcaagtagatcgaaacgattctgcatctactattattacttcacacatcgaccgctatccagcatgcatctagagtattaagttcataagaacagagtaacgcattaagcaagtagagggataaactcaagcaatatgatataaaccccatctttttatcctcgatggcaacaatacaatacgtgcattgctgcccctactgtcactgggaaaggacactgctagattgaacccaaagctaagcacttctcccattgcaagaaagatcaatctagtaggccaaactaaaccgataattcaaagagacttgcaaatatatcaaatcatgcatataagaattcagagaagaaccaaataatattcatagataatcttgttcatagacccacaattcatcggatctcggcaaacacaccgcaaaagagcattacatcgaatagatctccaagaacatcgaggagaactttgtattgagaatcaaagagagagagagagagagaagaagtcatctagctaataactatggacccgaaggtctgtggtgaactactcacgcttcatcggagaggctatggtgttgatgtagaagccctctgtgatcgattccccctctggcagatcgccggaaaaggccccaagatgggatctcacgggtacagaaggttgcgacggtggaaaagtggttttgtggctctctgtgatcgatctagggtataagagtatatataggtggaagaagtacgtcggtggagctacatggggcccacgagggtggggggcatgcctacctgccccccccccccgggcgcaccctcctgcctcgtggcagCCTCACGGAGTttcagacttcaactccaagtatTGTGGTTTGCTTTCGATTCAAGAAAGAttatcgcgaaggtttcattccgtttggtattccttttctgcgaaactctaaaataggcaaaaaaaagaaactggcactgggcctccggttaataggttaatcccaaaaataatattaaagagcatattaaagcccattaaacatccaaaacagataatataatagcatggaacaatcaaaaactatagatacgttggagacgtatcaagcatccccaagcttaattcttgttcgtcctcgagtaggtaaatgataaaaatggaatttttgatgtggaatgctacctaacataattaccaatgtaattttctttattttggcatgaatgttcagatccgaaagattcaggacaaaagtttaatattgacataaaaataataatacttcaagcatactaataaagtaatcatgtcttctcaaaataacatggccaaagaaagctatccctacaaaatcatatagtctggctatgctttatcttcatcacataaaatatttaaatcatgcacaaccccgatgacaagccaagcgattgtttcatacttttgatgttctcaaactatttcaatcttcacgcaatacatgagcgtgaaccatggatatagcactataggtggaatagaacggtggttgtggagaagacaaaaaggagaagatagtctcacatcaactaggcgtatcaacgggctatggagatgcccatcaatagatatcaatgtgagtgggtcgggattgccatgcaacaggtgcactagagctataagtgtatgaaagctaaaaaagaaactaagtgggtgtgcatccaactcgcttgctcacaaagacctagggcattttgaggaagcccatcattggaatatacaatccaagttctataattaaaaattcccactagtatatgaaagtgacaaaataggagactctctatcatgaagatcatgctactttgaagcacacgtgtggaaaaaggatagtagaattgtcccttctctctttttctctcatttttattattctttttatttgggcctttctcttttttatgggctattttttctcttttttttcatctggagtctcatcccgacttgtgggaggaacatagtctccatcatcctttcctcactgggacaatgctctaataatgatgatcatcacacttttatttacttacaactcaagaattacaactcgatacttagaacaaaatatgactctatgtgaatgcctctggcgttgtaccgggatgtgcaatgaatcaagagtgacatgtatggaaaattatgaacggtggctttgccacaaatacgatgtcaactacatgatcatgcaaagcaatatgacaatgatgaaacgtgtcataataaacggaacggtggaaagttgcatggcaatatatctcggaatggctatggaaatgccataataggtaggtatggtggctgttttgagaaaggtatatggtgggtttatggtaccggcgaaagttgcacggtactagagaggctagcaatggtggaagggtgagagtgcgtataatccatggactcaacattagtcataaagaactcacatacttattgcgaaaatctattagttatcgaaacgaagtattacgcacatgctcctagggagatagattggtaggaaaagaccattgctcgtccccggccgccactcataaggaagacaatcaataaataaatcatgctccgacttcatcacataacggttcaccatacgtgcatgctacgggaatcacaaactttaacacaagtactccctccggtcctttttactctgcacattggatttgccgaaagtcaaactttgctaagtttgaccaagtttatattagaaattattagcatctataatatgtaataaatataatatgaaaatatattccaagatgaatctaatgatattggtgttgttctgtgaatgtctataattttttgtacaaatttggtcaaagttggatgagattgacttcggtcaaacctaatatgcagagtaaaaaggaccggagggagtatctctcaaattcacaactactcaactagcatgactctaatatcagcatcttcatatctcaaaacaatcataatgaatcaaacttctcatagtattcaatgcactttatatgaaagtttttattatacccatcttggatgcccatcatattaggactaattttataacaacaacaacaacaacaaagcctttagtcccaaacaagttgggttaggctagaggtgaaacccataagatctcgcaaccaactcatggctctggcacatggatagcaagcttccacgcacccctgtccatagctagctctttggtgatactccaatccttcaggtctctcttaacggactcctcccatgtcaaattcggtctaccccgccctctcttgacattctccgcatgctttagccgtccactatgcaccggagcttctggaggcctgcgctgaatatgcccaaaccatctcagacaatgttggacaagcttctcttcaattggtgataccccaactctatctcgtatatcatcattccggactcgatccttcctcgtgtggccacacatccatctcaacatacgcatctccgccacacctaactgttgaacatgtcgccttttagtcggccaacactcagcgccatacaacattgcgggtcgaaccgccgtcctgtagaacttgccttttagcttttgtggcactctcttgtcacagagaatgccagaagcttggcgccacttcatccatccggctttgattcgatggttcacatcttcatcaatacccccatcctcctgcagcattgaccccaaataccgaaaggtgtccttctgaggtaccacctggccatcaaggctaacctcctcctcacacctagtagtactgaaaccgcacatcatgtactcggttttagttctactaagcctaaaccctttcgatttcaaggtttgtctccataactctaacttcctatttacccccgtccgactatcgtcaactagcaccacatcatccgcaaagagcatacaccatgcgatatctccttgtatatcccttgtga
Protein-coding sequences here:
- the LOC125505942 gene encoding leucine-rich repeat extensin-like protein 6, whose protein sequence is MSPLSKPRSATRALQHIILLSLLLPCLPQPLPSPSPSPTPAQPSLPLSPFNERLDAAYIAFQAWKHVITEDPKNLTADWCGPFVCNYTGVFCAAAPDDPCILTVAGVDLNHGRIAGVLTDHLGLLADLAVLHLNSNRFHGTLPTSMQHMRLLFELDVSNNLLSGPFPSFLTSLPSLKYLDLRFNDFDGELPDAVFGRQLSLDALFANDNRFNVSLASGSLTNSTASVIVLANTKLAGCLPPSIGDMADTLVELILLNTSISSCIPPEIGKLKKLKVLDLSHNEFAGELPESIGDMESLEVINVGYNMLSGAVPETICLLPNLKNLTVVGNYFCEEPVSCLHVPRRDDRMNCIPDWPHQRSHEQCIAFEHRPPVHCGADGCILPPP